A stretch of DNA from Prinia subflava isolate CZ2003 ecotype Zambia chromosome 21, Cam_Psub_1.2, whole genome shotgun sequence:
ctgtttattAACTCCTTTTCACCTCTCTCTTCTAATAAAAGGGCATCCCTTTGTgggatttaatttaattaatttatggGATTGGAGTTGCCTAAACTGTAGTCCTGAATCTTAGTTGAGCCTTTTGAATCCTTCCTGCCTGGGGAACATGGAAGACAGCTTTGactctgtatttcttttgaaTGTAGCAGATATATTCATATTAATTAGTTATATTTTGAACTTACAAGCATCCTAGTGTTACCACAGTATAAATTTCAATGCTTCAAAAGAACATTACAGCAGAATTACATAAGTATGTCCTAAATAACAGCCTCTAAACCAAAAGTCTCTTATTTAGCTTTTTGATGGGAATTTTTCATGTTTACTGTTTCCTCTGTCAGAGTTTCTTGTCTCTGTTAGTCAGCTCCCAGTTTCTGAGCACAGAATATCTGACAGTATATCCAAGGGGAGAGAAGCATCTCGTGGTGCTGAGCATAAGAAGTTCTGAGACTGGCTGATTTCTCAGGAGCAAGAACCAACATTTCAACGGCTGTAAGtatttttttaggaaaagtCCCTTCAAAGTGGTTTCACTTGTGTCTGCTTCTTCATTAATGTAGTGGATTTATGCAGTTCACTCCTCCTCTGGCtttatattaaaatgtttttgtaggATGGACTTGGAGCTCCTGACGAGGCTGCGCCAGGCCAACCAGGAGCTTCTACAAAGGCTGAGAACGAAGCAGGAGGAGATCAGAAAAGGATTTCCCTGCAAGCAGGTCTTGTCAGCCTCTCttcacagcagtgcagctgctgacAGATGTGTCCCCTCGCCCAGCAGAGCGGTATGTGAGGTGTCTGTGCCAGGAATTCAGGGAGGCAAATAGGCCTCTGTGAGGAgaacagctctgcctgtggtGTGGTGTGGTCAAGGAGACACATGGACATGAGAGGGCTCTTAGAAAGGGGTGTGTGGAATTTGGAGTCTGTTAGAAAAGGAGCTGCCCTTTGGTTGTTTATTCTGTTGTCTCCATCTGTTCTCCTGGCAAAGGGTTTGGAGATCAATTCCTGCCTAAGAAAGGCAAGTTTCTTCCAAGATAGGAATTAACATTGTGGAACAAAATCCGTTTGTTTCTTCTAAGCACAAGGGCTGAAAGTTCAatggttttcctgggaaaagctgcATTTAGCTGGAAGTGGATCTCTTTCTTACACCCTCCAGAGCataaggatttttctttttcccccacagGAATTTAAAGGAGTGAACGGACTAGAGTGAGAGGTTGATTTAGTGAGTGAAATGTTCTTATGAAAGGTATTTGTAGTCTGACTGATGCTATCTGTCcttacagaaggaaaatcagGTCGATGCAGCAAAGTCTACAGCTGACCGTGGGAGAATGGTGTTTGTGGAACCCAGAGCTGGCCTCAGTTCATCTCTTGAACACTGCATCAATGACAGAGGGGTACAGCAACAACAGGCAAAGACACAGGAGGGAGCAGGTCCTGAttccagctttcctgggaaaGAGGAGAATGTTACACCAGCATCTGCAATCCTTACGTGTGGCAGAGAGGATGGGGATGGCCATGCTCAAGGAAGTCCAGAGAAAGAATCCTTCCTGAGTCATGGAGAGGACAGGaagcctgctgtgctgcagggtttCCATGAGAAAAGTGACCTGGGGCCATCACTGAGCAGAGTGCAAAATAAAGAGAGCAGTGAGCAGCATGTGGTCATCAGAGAGCCCCATACCCCTAAATCAGTCTTGCTGACATCCTGTTCCAAAGGGTTGAAGGTAAATGTTAAATcaatgcttttcttcttttcctaaGTCAACAGAATGATGGGGAGGAAGGGCAAGGAGGGCGTTACCTGCCCTGTTCCCACTGTGTAAGTTGGAGtcagagctgttcccagccaGGGGCTCTTGGCAGTCTGCTCAGGCCCTGCTTTCCTTAGCCAGTGAACTGAAAGACCACAAATCCAGAACACTTCACTGTGAAGTTCCCTTCTTTTGCATGTGTCATCCCCATGCTGAGGGAGAacaggcaggcactgcagctgttCCACAGTTTTAGTCTTTAGGCATGAAGGGCAGGCCCTGGCTGTGATCATCCTCTAAGGCAGCACAGGTTGCCTGATCTCTGTGGATGTGTGATGCAGTTCATCATTTTGTTTCAGGCTCTGAAAAACCCTGCCTTACTTGGGCAAGTCCCTGCCTcctctttctgttttatttattgacaAGACAAAGGGCTGGTAGCAAATTACTGGTAGAGGCATAGATAGAATCCAGTCTCAAACTAAGGCACAGCTGTCCCATCTGAACAGCTGCCAGTTGTTTCCTCAGCTGTACCTTTGAACGTCCTGTCAGATGATTAGGAACTCTTTatgaattgttttctttcagaagaaagCTTGTCATGTGGCTTTTCAGCCTGACCCTGAGGAAGATGCCATACCTGTCAGCAGCTGGTCTGCCCGTCCTTTCCTGGGCTATGACTGGATTGCAGGTGAGTTCTAACTCTGAAGCAAAGCTCTCAGTGGGATGTGGTGACATTAAAACACAGTTTATGACCCCTCTGAGGTGTGCTGGAACTGCTGTCCTGGGGCCAAGGGAGCAGGGCCCACaaaggggctgcagctccagaccAGAGGTGACCTGAGGGTGAAGTGACAGTGGTGAGGGAATCCAGGCAGCAAATGGCAAAGCCCAGGGGGGTCAGAAGGGACACCAAGTACCTGGAATGGATGAGTGCACGAGTAAGGGACCCAAACCACACAGCAAATCCCTGGCTTGACATGAGGTTCTGCTGTGGTTGTAGAGACAGCCACAACACTCAGAGTGTTTTGGTAACATTTCAGAAGGCTTCAAGCATCAGCTCCTTGTTATCTAAAAGTCTTTTATATCTTTTCTAGgtagcctcccatgggcagctccacagctctggctctttccttctctcttccttctgcagttccagctggctccctcctgtccctagcacagccacctaaccctgccTGTTCCCTGTATGACATCTTACCCTCTCTGTCCCTCACACaactcctgtcccttcctcctcacagaaCAGCCAGCAGACTCCAACCAGCTAAAACTCATTTATCACACCctgtgagggcagggctgttccACTCTTGAGtaaaaaatacagctgcagTATACCAGAGGCAGGATTGCCTTTAGCACTGTCTGTCTCCCCACATTCTGCCTTTCTCATtatcattattttgttttgactgTATCTTGTGAGGCTTGCTTTGGTACTTTCCCAAATTTTGTAAATCACTGAACTCTCCTTTTTCCTTGGTATTCTCAGGGCTCCTTGATACAAAGTCTCCAGTAACAGAAAAATCTGAGCAATACTTTGCTGAGCTTCAGGAGTTCCGAGAGTCCAACAGAGAAACCTGCATTCATCAGCAGCACTTGGAGTGAGTGGGACTGAAGAAGGGCTGAAGCAGCAATGTTCAATCCCTTAGTAATCCCTGTAGTAATGAGAACTGTAGTGTGATTGGAGCAGGACATTGCAAGCGTGGCTTTGAGGGTCTTTATTTACCTCCAGTCATGTGTGCTTTGAAAAGGCAGTGCTGTTCACAGGGCCAGCCCTTTGTCACTAACTGGTTTTGTCTGTTTCTTTAGGCCCGAGCCTCTGGATTGCACAGGTCCTGAACAAGAACTGGATTTGATAACTCGTTCTCATAAGTGTAAGATCACATTTCTTCCTAATGCAATTTCTGTGAATAAACAACTGAGCAGTCTTTACATGTCATCCTGAGAGAGCACCACATTGTGCACGGCCAGCAGGATTGTGTtattttcagctgcagctcttcaaacaGATTCAACTTCCTACTCTGAAGATACTTGAGTCTTCTAGAGATCCTCTCTCAGTGTCATTTTAATTTGTCATTCACTAATGTTCTGTTTCTAAATTGAAGAGGTTgaagttttggttttgctttttaggAACTTAACTTGGGGACAGGAAATGTGTAAGATatttcaggaaaagcagctctttTTATAGACTGCAGGTGTGGCACTGTGGTAGAACACAGCTTTTTTGGCTGGGTTCAGGGACCTGGTGACAAAACAAGAGCTATGCTGAGGGTTTGTTGCTCTGTGCAGGTGTTTACTGTTACCGACTGAACCGGCGCCTCTTCACCATCCCTGTGCATTCACAGTCTGCCTGCCCTGTGTGCAAGATCCCCCGCAGCCACCAGCCCCCAGGGACACTGGAAGAGCCAGCCTATGTCAGGTAAATAAGAATTGCTGCTTTGTGATATGCACAACTCAAGGGATCAATAGGGAACAAAAAGCTGATCAGGTGAAGGAGGAAAGAGCGGCACAACGGTTCTGTAGAAGTTGCTGTTTTCAAGGCAGAGATCTCTTGCTTCAAAACTCCTTACTCATCTTTTCTATAAGCACAAACAGTCTTGAAATCAGTGAGGAATGCATGTTTTGTCTGAATTCGGTCCAGAATCTGAATGTACATGCAAAGTGTCTGTTGCCCCAATCCAGAATGGTTCACTTGTCCACTTTGGGGTCAGACCCGTGGGTTCTGGGAGGGAAGGGTGTGCAGGTTCCCTGTGCCTGGGCAGAGGTGCAGGCAGTTCCCTCCCCTGTGTGCTTCCAGGGTCGgcgtgcccagctctgcccttttGCCCTCCTACAAGTGCAGAGCCCACCGCAGGAGGAGCTTTGAGCCCACGGACGATCTGGCCCTGCATTCGGTGAGTTTTGTCTTCctgctggtggcacagccccagccaggccctgcttTGTATAaacaagaaggaaagagaatCTGGGACTCATTCCCTTGGCAGAGTTTCCACTAGAATTTTTGATATGTGTCAGTGAGATGCCCAGAACATCCTTTGGTGTGTTCTGAGTTCTTGCCTTTGTGGGAGTGACATAAAGTGTGTGACAAACTTCCAGTGCTTTACACTGCACAAAAGAAAATGCCATGTGGAGCTGATCCTTTTGGGGTAGAGATGACTTATTTCATGCATTGGCCTCTCAACACAATAGCTAAGAGTGCCTGTGTTTGTTTCCACAGATGTTAGAGAGTCTGAAAGGCAAGTGTCTGTGCAGTATTCACAAAATCAAATCCAGGGTGGATTTAAAGCTGCTGTTGTACTGCTGGTCCTGTATTCCAGCCAGCAGTCAATGCTGCAGGCAGTATTGCTAATCTAACCTAGCCCGGGCCTAGAGATTTCCAGGGAAGAGGTGGGAGGAAGCTGAGTTTTGAGGTTTAGGGAACTGGATGAGTCAGCTGAGACAGGTTCAGAGAGGGCAGGTGCTTGAGTTCACAAAGGAGGAGATCAGTTTAGAAAGGTGGAAGAAGGGCCAACTGTGTAGTTCTTCTTTATTTGAGATTCCATTTATTTCCTGTTAGTCATATTAAACTCctcaaaaaataataaattactcACTTAAACCTCCCTGTGCAGAAGTTAGTTCTAAATAATAACAGGCCACAATAGATAAAAAGGGTAAAGCATTCCCATCTTTTttcacagcactgcctggctgGCTGGGAAAGCTTGGTCCCTTCCAGCAACCCCCTGCTCAGCAGTTTGGACCTGCGAGcctcactggaaaagaaatcttcTCCCTAACCTGTCCTGGTAAGCACAGCCTCCAGAGCCCCAGGAGATACTGGGAATTGCACAGATGGGAGTTGTGGTCCCATCTCTACAGGGTGTGATGGGTATTGAGGGCTGAGCAAAGGAAAATGCCTGGAAGAGCTTCTCCTTTACACTACTGGGAaaggttttccttctgctgactCGTGTGTGCAGagacaaaaaaggcaaaagcctGTGCAGCTCACCAGCCTTCCTCAAAATGGGAAAAGTCACTTTGGCATTCTTTGGTTAATGCCCTCTTTGTTTGGGTTACAGGAGTTGGTGTCCAGAGTGTCAGGAGAAGCCAGAACTGCCTCACTCAGCTCACCTGAGGTCTGCAGAGCAAACAGGGACaccagagagcagctctcagTCCAGAGCCCATTCCCTCAACACTCTGGACCTTTGGCTGGATTGCCttggggaagggatgggcaCAGCACGTGGGAACACTCAGAAACAAAGCAATTtggataaaaataaatctttggaCAGATTTTCCCCAGTTTTCAATAGTCATGTGTGTAGGTGAGCAACCAATATACAGATCTGAGTTTGTACAGTCCATTTTGTGTGTTCACTTtgcattttttgccttttttcagcTACTTCTGAGCAGCTGCATGAGCTGTCCCAGCTAGGGCTGATAAAGTTGTGTCCAGGATCAGCAGTGCATCTGCCACCCCAGCTGAGtaagcagcagtgcagcattAGCTCTGAATGCTGGGTGAGAAATCAGCCTGGGAAGGGCCTGGCTTGTGGAGTgacacaaatatatttatttctaaatatttgaaACATGACACACAATTTTCTGGTGCCTTAAACTTGAGTTCCTCAGTAATTtgggaaaaatgtaaaaatccattttgttcTCAGTGCAATGTGTGTAGCTACAGAGTTTATTACATCAGAGTAACTTTGAAAGTGAAGGAACATGGTAAAGTGAGATTTTATTCATCAATGAGCTGGATAATGCCTTAAAATGTTTGCAAATTTTGCTTGCCTTTACTTTTCCAAGTTTTCTGGAGATAAAccaaaaaagcattttagaatttttaaattgtacCAAACCAAACTACTTCACATAGTGTGATTTGTTTGAACTTTATAGACCAATCTTACTTTCCTTGTCTGAAAACAATAAAactgatgttttattttgctttgaactttctgaaacagaaattccTGCCTCAAACATATTTCAGGCAGCTGACTTGATAGAATGAATTTGGTTTGTGCAGCTTCTTGGCATTCACTTACTTTTATATCAAATACATCACTTATTAAATGAAATGCATGAATAGACTTTTTTAAACAAGGAGAGGAATATTGGAAGTTTGTGAAATCTTAATGTAAGACTtggaatgaaaaaggaaaagcataaCTTTAGCTTTGGGTTATGTATATGTAGGGTAAAGTGAATGGAATTGGTCACGTAATTTCCATTAttgaaaatactaattttaaaataagttaatCCAGTGACCATAGAACACTAAGTGCCGAATTTTATACCAAATAGGGCAGATTTAACATTTTTACTACTTGCCTTCAAACTCAAAACATAAGACATCATAAACCTTTCCTTAATTTATCGTGAAATAAATTACAGCCTGTTCCACACATAAACAGAGAAAAGGTGACGCTGTAGATTCAGTAACCTGTGTTAGATCTCTCTGTTGGATGCAGGTTGGAAACAACATTGAATTCAAAATATCTCTTGATAAATAGGAATTCATTCAGTCTTTCACACTTGTGAAGGTACTGGAGGGGTGATTATGGCTCTCCATTAGAAACAGGTGGAAGAGGTTGGTGATGCTGCCCTGCTCACTCAGGTTTGTCTCTGTGTTGTGTTTCAGCTCAAACAGCCTGAAAATGATCCTGTTTGTGGAGCCTCTCCTTTAAATTCACgtctcctcccctctcccctgcctggcATCTGGAGTGGTGTAAATTCCAATTCCACACCTCACAGGCATGTGCTGTGaggtgtggaattgcattttatggagGAGCAGTTTGAGTGTGGGCACAGGGATGTTCTCTCCTGTAACAATGAGGTTTGCACGGtgcctgtgtcctgcagcaggtTACAGCCCTGGATAACGCAGCCTTCCCTGAGAGGGGCCTGAGATTCACCTGGGGGGAAATTGTAAAGGAACACGCCTGCTTTACTGCATGAAAACTTGGATTCCAGCCAGTGTTAAAGCACCTGCTGCCActgggcagtgccctgtgctggagccagggctgggttCTGCATTTCCAGGGAGAACAGAGGGTCAGGGTGGTGTGTGGGGGTTGTTGGGGCTGTGGGTTAGGAAcactgaaatgttttgaggCCAAGGGTTTCCGAAGG
This window harbors:
- the MIIP gene encoding migration and invasion-inhibitory protein isoform X2 — encoded protein: MDLELLTRLRQANQELLQRLRTKQEEIRKGFPCKQVLSASLHSSAAADRCVPSPSRAKENQVDAAKSTADRGRMVFVEPRAGLSSSLEHCINDRGVQQQQAKTQEGAGPDSSFPGKEENVTPASAILTCGREDGDGHAQGSPEKESFLSHGEDRKPAVLQGFHEKSDLGPSLSRVQNKESSEQHVVIREPHTPKSVLLTSCSKGLKKACHVAFQPDPEEDAIPVSSWSARPFLGYDWIAGLLDTKSPVTEKSEQYFAELQEFRESNRETCIHQQHLEPEPLDCTGPEQELDLITRSHKCVYCYRLNRRLFTIPVHSQSACPVCKIPRSHQPPGTLEEPAYVRVGVPSSALLPSYKCRAHRRRSFEPTDDLALHSHCLAGWESLVPSSNPLLSSLDLRASLEKKSSP
- the MIIP gene encoding migration and invasion-inhibitory protein isoform X1, which produces MDLELLTRLRQANQELLQRLRTKQEEIRKGFPCKQVLSASLHSSAAADRCVPSPSRAKENQVDAAKSTADRGRMVFVEPRAGLSSSLEHCINDRGVQQQQAKTQEGAGPDSSFPGKEENVTPASAILTCGREDGDGHAQGSPEKESFLSHGEDRKPAVLQGFHEKSDLGPSLSRVQNKESSEQHVVIREPHTPKSVLLTSCSKGLKKKACHVAFQPDPEEDAIPVSSWSARPFLGYDWIAGLLDTKSPVTEKSEQYFAELQEFRESNRETCIHQQHLEPEPLDCTGPEQELDLITRSHKCVYCYRLNRRLFTIPVHSQSACPVCKIPRSHQPPGTLEEPAYVRVGVPSSALLPSYKCRAHRRRSFEPTDDLALHSHCLAGWESLVPSSNPLLSSLDLRASLEKKSSP